Part of the Anopheles coluzzii chromosome 3, AcolN3, whole genome shotgun sequence genome is shown below.
GTGTTCGCGTGCTTTCTTCCACCTGCTACAGAAACGATGCCGCACGTGTTTTCCCACCATTCTGTCGTTGTTGTAACTGGCGTAACCATTAGTGCTATTATTTTGGGAACTGAAACGTACgaacacacatccacacaccgATCTACAATCACCATCGCGCGTTGCTGTAACGAATCTATAGCATCTAGCTCACCCTTCCAAAATAGTGGACAATATTAGCTAACAGACGACGCGTCTTGTTTATGGCAATGGCTGTGGGCTGTGCCCACAGAGCAACACGCACGCCCTGGCTCTCGAAACCAGCATTGACAACAGCCTCGAAAAGCGCTTACACCACGCTTTACATCAATGCCATTGCTTCGCCTaagtttgccttttttgcacACAATTACCTTCCCAACAGGAACAGGGGCGTTTGTACCTACTTCCTCTCCACGTGGCAGGGACACATTTTTAacaactttttgttttgccaaagGTACCAAGCGTTTTGCTTACCAACGCTTGTGATTACCGCGGGTTAGAATAAATggtggggtttgttttttaggACATGGGAGCTCGGAAGCTACGCTTCGCATGGGGGTTTTGCTAATAAAATGATGCGCAATCTCTTTGCGCTTGCCTACTCACTGATCAACATGGTTTCACTTtcactatatatatataatatgtatgtttgtgtgtgtgtgtctgtatatATAATATGTTCTATAAATCACTAGTTACGCTAGGGTGAGAAGAGTGAACGCAACTATATCGCACGACGCATGCCGCAGTCAAGCGCTGACTGAGTTGAGTGTGAGGAGACGGTGTTGGTACGCTCACAGTTGCAGTCCAACGGATCCTTTCTGCGCAAAATTTGCAATGCGGCGAGTAACGGTGTGAACGGTTTGCTCAGCAACATGAGTGCACCATCCATACTGGACACAAAAacacgtgcgcgcgcgcgccggtGCGATTCTAGTGTAAGGTAGTGTCGGTTCGTTTCTTCGTCTCGGCGCCCTTTCTTTCTATGCGAAACCGCAAACAGGCGGAACGCTCCCGCGCTTACTGCGCCTCGCGGCAGGCGACGGCCGCCACCAGGGCTGCGCCGCGACCGGAACCGTCCTCCGACAGCATCAGGTCGAAGGAAATGTGCGGCTTGACGAACTGTCGGATCTTTTGCACCATCAGATCGTGGAACTTGGGATGGAAACGATACACGGAACCGTCCACGCCGACCTACAAAGTAAGGCAAAACAATTTGTAAGATAAATCATCGATCTCTCCCCACCGTGCTCCTTCCCTGCACTTACCGTCACGCTCGGTTCGTCCATTTTGTTGATCAGTGCCGCAATGCCGGCGGACACGAGATGGGCCGCCCGGCTCGAGACGCACTCGCAGATGTAGCGCACGTTCGCACAGTCCTCGTCGGTCGCGTGCTCCAGCCCGAGCTCCTCCAGCACCTCCCGGCAGTTGTAGTAGGTGCCCGGTTTGTCCGACTCGATTTCCGACACGTACTTCGTGAAGAACTGGCCGCGCTTGAAGAGAATGTCCGACCCGACGCCACCGAACAGCAGGCCCGCCTTCGTGAACCGCACTATCGCCAGACGGGCCAGCTCGCCCATATACATGCCCGAGATCATCTTCTCCTGCCTGTGACACACGCGATAAGGAGGATGTTGTTAACAAggctccgaaaaaaaaaccgatcgCCCGAACTAGTTGCCTATACTTACAGCTGCCGGCCCGGGTTTATACTGTGCTGATCGATCTCGCGATCGTACTCGGTGCGGACAAAGTCGAGCGCACCGTCGTCGCCGAACGCGCCCCACTCGGTGTTGATCATCACGTGCTGCTTAATGTTCGGGCCCGATTTGGGCCCATCGAAAAGATCGCAGTTTTCCACTCGCTCGACGTAGCACGCGTTGCTGCCCGTACCTTTACAGCGTCGGTGAGCAGGTTGAACACGAAACAAGAAAATCATTGTTAGATAAGTTTAATAAGTAAttagaaatgaaaaaattgGATAGTAAACTTCATGCAGgaataacaaaaacagaacacaACAGAAAAATGGAAGAGTTGAAAAAGAATAATAGGTAAAGTGGACAATAATAAAGGACAGATGtaagaaaatacaaaaaagatgaGTAATTAAGAAGAACAAGATGAAAAATAAGACACAtgaacagaataaaaaagcaagaaggaaaaacaaacaaacaaaagagtAAAACAGTTAGAAAACTACAAAGCATCAAGGAAGAGCCATTATATAttagtaaatttaaaaaaagaagagaatttggtttttgtgtgttgattcaaaaagaaaaagaaaatgtaatattGTTTGGAAAACCATCACCACTTAGTAAGGGGGTCCTGTACACCGCGTACCGAACAGAAACTACCCAATATTTCCGAAAAACCAATTCAGTTGTTGTTCGCCAATGCTCCACAATAAAACCACCAAATATCAACCAATTGTGTTAAGAACAAATCAATACCAAGACAGCCAATTTGTTCCTTTTGCTCCTTATGctaagtagtagtagtagtacggcacacacacaccagaacAAGAcgttacacacacgcacgtacggaTCATCTTACACGCAGACTACATACCGACGATCAGTCCTATTCTGCAGTTGTGATTCTTCCACGCACAGGACATCAGTGTGCCGGTCGTATCGTTCAGGATGGCACAGATATCAATTTGTACGTCCTAGTTGTTTGTACACACGATTTCGGGAAGAGAGTGGACCGGAACACCGAAAAAAGGGGTATGGGTACAGTAGGTATGGCGGAAATGCATCCACCCaagcatcagcatcatcatcatcatcagcagacGTGCACGTGTTTGTGGTGTAACAGGCAAGATATTGGAAGGTGTATGAAGGTGTGATCGATGCATCAATGTCGGGCATTTCGAAAATCATGTAtcggtgtgcatgtgttgttcAAAGTTCAGGCATTGATGTCAGTGTATCGTGATGAGTTTGTGTGATGAGCGAAAagtaaagaaagaaataagGATAAACACGTTAATATAGCGAACATACTCGATGGTGTGCATCGTCGATGATAGTGGTGTAAAGAGTAGGTCATCAGTTGATGAAATATGATGTATTACACATAATCGAAGACTTCCCTTTAATGGGATTTTACATTCCAGAAGATATTGTGTTAAGATCATTAAAGATCATCAAAGATACAAGATCTTCGGACTTTCTGAAGATCGACGACCATGAATTCTTGATGCGGTAACATAGAGACGGTTCATTTATGTGTTTCTAGAttcatttcttcattcttGCTCAGGCATATCATGCACCGCAAATCGCAAATTCAAAAACCGATCGTAAATCCTGAGCGGGATAGAAAAGTCGCAAACAAGTTCCTCACGGTTGGTCCCTCGGAAGGTTGGTGCATTAAACTCTTATCAACTTCGCCGCTTTGCTCGCTAATAAACTAATCCACTATCATTGACAGTATCAGTCGATTGTCTCAAACAGCTCGCTATCAATTACTGTCATAAAAATAGGCGAATAGTGGTCATTAAAGATCCTACACACGGGTAGAGTACCGGCGATAAAAGGTGCACCGTTGCGATATCGCACCATAAACAAAGTTATTACTGTGCTGAACAACTTCAATTTCCTGTTATGATATAGAGCGCTTAATCAATAATGAACTCTCTTTTAAGCCAAAATCAAAGAACAACATCGAGTTTGGGTgctaaaatgaataaaaagtaCTT
Proteins encoded:
- the LOC120960075 gene encoding hexokinase type 2 isoform X4, whose protein sequence is MGVIKDSFTKIREQCKELILTDKQIEEIMRRVIKEINRGLSKETHAEADVKCFITYVQDLPNGKEKGKFLALDLGGTNFRVLLIHLKDENDFEMLSKIYAIPQSIMLGSGTQLFDHIAECLANFMKEHSVYEERLPLGFTFSFPLTQLGLTKGILARWTKGFNCSGVVGEDVVQLLKDAIARRGDVQIDICAILNDTTGTLMSCAWKNHNCRIGLIVGTGSNACYVERVENCDLFDGPKSGPNIKQHVMINTEWGAFGDDGALDFVRTEYDREIDQHSINPGRQLQEKMISGMYMGELARLAIVRFTKAGLLFGGVGSDILFKRGQFFTKYVSEIESDKPGTYYNCREVLEELGLEHATDEDCANVRYICECVSSRAAHLVSAGIAALINKMDEPSVTVGVDGSVYRFHPKFHDLMVQKIRQFVKPHISFDLMLSEDGSGRGAALVAAVACREAQ
- the LOC120960075 gene encoding hexokinase type 2 isoform X1, with protein sequence MDLVKPFMGLHVDRVSKEIREQCKELILTDKQIEEIMRRVIKEINRGLSKETHAEADVKCFITYVQDLPNGKEKGKFLALDLGGTNFRVLLIHLKDENDFEMLSKIYAIPQSIMLGSGTQLFDHIAECLANFMKEHSVYEERLPLGFTFSFPLTQLGLTKGILARWTKGFNCSGVVGEDVVQLLKDAIARRGDVQIDICAILNDTTGTLMSCAWKNHNCRIGLIVGTGSNACYVERVENCDLFDGPKSGPNIKQHVMINTEWGAFGDDGALDFVRTEYDREIDQHSINPGRQLQEKMISGMYMGELARLAIVRFTKAGLLFGGVGSDILFKRGQFFTKYVSEIESDKPGTYYNCREVLEELGLEHATDEDCANVRYICECVSSRAAHLVSAGIAALINKMDEPSVTVGVDGSVYRFHPKFHDLMVQKIRQFVKPHISFDLMLSEDGSGRGAALVAAVACREAQ
- the LOC120960075 gene encoding hexokinase type 2 isoform X2, with product MDLVKPFMGLHVDRVSKEIREQCKELILTDKQIEEIMRRVIKEINRGLSKETHAEADVKCFITYVQDLPNGKEKGKFLALDLGGTNFRVLLIHLKDENDFEMLSKIYAIPQSIMLGSGTQLFDHIAECLANFMKEHSVYEERLPLGFTFSFPLTQLGLTKGILARWTKGFNCSGVVGEDVVQLLKDAIARRGDVNIAVMAILNDSTGTLMSCAHSNRDCKIGVIIGTGSNACYVERVENCDLFDGPKSGPNIKQHVMINTEWGAFGDDGALDFVRTEYDREIDQHSINPGRQLQEKMISGMYMGELARLAIVRFTKAGLLFGGVGSDILFKRGQFFTKYVSEIESDKPGTYYNCREVLEELGLEHATDEDCANVRYICECVSSRAAHLVSAGIAALINKMDEPSVTVGVDGSVYRFHPKFHDLMVQKIRQFVKPHISFDLMLSEDGSGRGAALVAAVACREAQ
- the LOC120960075 gene encoding hexokinase type 2 isoform X3, whose translation is MNRDGGATTCSSEKIREQCKELILTDKQIEEIMRRVIKEINRGLSKETHAEADVKCFITYVQDLPNGKEKGKFLALDLGGTNFRVLLIHLKDENDFEMLSKIYAIPQSIMLGSGTQLFDHIAECLANFMKEHSVYEERLPLGFTFSFPLTQLGLTKGILARWTKGFNCSGVVGEDVVQLLKDAIARRGDVQIDICAILNDTTGTLMSCAWKNHNCRIGLIVGTGSNACYVERVENCDLFDGPKSGPNIKQHVMINTEWGAFGDDGALDFVRTEYDREIDQHSINPGRQLQEKMISGMYMGELARLAIVRFTKAGLLFGGVGSDILFKRGQFFTKYVSEIESDKPGTYYNCREVLEELGLEHATDEDCANVRYICECVSSRAAHLVSAGIAALINKMDEPSVTVGVDGSVYRFHPKFHDLMVQKIRQFVKPHISFDLMLSEDGSGRGAALVAAVACREAQ
- the LOC120960075 gene encoding hexokinase type 2 isoform X5 yields the protein MSEMEVLEEIREQCKELILTDKQIEEIMRRVIKEINRGLSKETHAEADVKCFITYVQDLPNGKEKGKFLALDLGGTNFRVLLIHLKDENDFEMLSKIYAIPQSIMLGSGTQLFDHIAECLANFMKEHSVYEERLPLGFTFSFPLTQLGLTKGILARWTKGFNCSGVVGEDVVQLLKDAIARRGDVQIDICAILNDTTGTLMSCAWKNHNCRIGLIVGTGSNACYVERVENCDLFDGPKSGPNIKQHVMINTEWGAFGDDGALDFVRTEYDREIDQHSINPGRQLQEKMISGMYMGELARLAIVRFTKAGLLFGGVGSDILFKRGQFFTKYVSEIESDKPGTYYNCREVLEELGLEHATDEDCANVRYICECVSSRAAHLVSAGIAALINKMDEPSVTVGVDGSVYRFHPKFHDLMVQKIRQFVKPHISFDLMLSEDGSGRGAALVAAVACREAQ